The Actinoplanes sp. N902-109 genomic interval ACCCGACCGTCACCGACCTGCTCGAGGACTACGAGGACTTCTGCGGCGCCGTCTCCACCGAGGCGCAGGAGGCGACGCTCAACTCCACGATCACCGCCAAGGAGCTCAAGGAGTGGCAGGACGCGGGCAAGGACGTGTTCCTCGTCGACGTCCGCGAACCGGCCGAGTACGAGATCGTGTCCATCCCGGGCGCGACGCTCATCCCCAAGGGCGAGATCCTCTCCGGTGAGGCGCTGTCCCGCCTCCCGCAGGACCGGCAGATCGTCCTGCACTGCAAGTCGGGGGTGCGCTCGGCCGAGGCCCTCGCCGCGATCAAGGCGGCCGGCTTCAAGGACGCCGTGCACGTCCAGGGCGGCATCGTGTCGTGGGTCAACACCGTCGACCCGTCGCTCCCGTCCTACTGATCGGAAAACGCTGATCGTGTGAAGCGCCGGCTGTCCGTTCCGCGCGGGGCGGACGGCCGGTAGCGTCACGACCGTGGTGGACATCGATGCAGCGATCGGGTACGTGGTGGCGCACGGCGACCCGGTCGAGCGGGCACGCCTGTCCTATCTGCGCACCGGCGCCCAGCCCGCCGACGCCATCCTCGAACGCATCGCCGGCAGCCAGACCCCGGCCGGTGGCTGGCCCGCCGGCGGGGACTCCTCGGTGCCCTCGATCGACGCGACCTGTTTCCGGCTGGCCGAGCTCGACGACCTGGGCGGCCTGCACGGGCCGCCGGTCGACCGGGCGCTCGCCTGGCTCGCCGGGCGTCAGCGGTCCGACGGCAGCTGGCAGGAGGACGAGGCCCTGGCCGCGGAGGCGCCGCCGTGGGCGTTGCCCGGCGACCCGGAGGCCACGCTCTACCTGACCGCCGTCGCCGGTTTCTGGATGACAGTCGCCGAGCTGGCGGCGCATCCACACCACGAGGAACGCGCACGGTACGCCGACGCGCTGGCCTCAGCCGCCCGGTTCGTGGTGGCCCAGCTGCGCGAGGACGGCACCTGGCCGTCGTTCCTGGCGGCCGGCTGGCACGCCGCCGGGCTGCTGCACGAGGCCCGGTTCTTCTACGAGTCGGCCCGCATGCGGTTCGTCCTCGGCGACCGCCTCGACGACATGTCCCCGGCCGACGTGGCCAACATGGCCGCGGCCCTGCGCCGGGTCGATCTCGGCGACGATCAGCTGCTCCACAGCGCCCGCAAGCGGCTGGGGGAGACCCAGCGCACCGATGGCGGCTGGGACAGCGACGAGGGGCCGGTCTTCGACGTCAACACCACCCTGACCGCGATCCGGGCCTGCCGATGACCGCCGGGCGCGGGCGATGAGCGCCGGGAAAGCCGAAGACCGATGATCGCGTACGACGACCACGGCCACGGCCACCCCACGCTGGTGGCGATCGCCGGGGGAGCCGCCCGCCACCCGGACTACCTCGGCGACCTGGCCGGGCTGTCGGCCGGGCACCGCCTGATCCGGCCGCACCTGCGGGGCGTCGGGCGCACCCCGCTGACCGGCGGCGGCTCGTACCGCGAGCAGACCCCGGATCTCGACGACCTGCGGGCCGGACTGGGGCTGGACCGGATGGTCCTGCTCGCGCACTCGGCCGGCACCCGCCTGGCGATGCACTACGCCGTCCGGTTTCCCGACCGGGTCGCGGCGCTGGTGCTGATCACCCCGCCGGCGGCGGATCTGGTGGCAGTGCCCTCGGACGCCGGGGAGCTGATCGCCGCCCGGGCCGGTGACCCGGTGATCGACGCTGCGGTGGCGGCGCGCAGCACCCTTCACCACGACGATGCCTGGTGGCGGGTTGTCGCGCCGCTGGGCTACGCGCGGTGGGGCACCGTCGAGCGGGAGCACGCCCGGGTGGGCGAGATCAACTTCGCGGCCAACCAGGCGTTCCGGATGCTCGACCCGCCCGGTGACCTGACCGCCGTCACCGCGCCGGTGCTGGTTGTCGCCGGTGCTCAGGACTGTCTCACCGGGTTCGAGCCGGTGGCCGCGCTGGCCGGGGTCTTCCCCCGCGGCGAGCTGGCCGTGATCGAGGACTGCGGGCACTACCCGTGGGTCGAGCAGCCCGCCGCTTTCCGGCGGGCCGTCGACGCCTTCCTCGCTCAGCGGGTGTGACCGTTCCCCGTCACCACGTACTTGGTCGAGGTCAGTTCGGGCAGGCCCATCGGGCCGCGGGCGTGCAGCTTCTGGGTGCTGATGCCGATCTCGGCGCCGAAACCGAACTCGCCGCCGTCGGTGAACCGGGTCGATGCGTTGATCATCACGGCGGCGGCGTCGACCCCGGCGGTGAAGCGGCGGGTCGCGGTGACGTTCTCGCTGACGATCGCCTCGGTGTGGCCGGTGCCGTACCGGCGGATGTGGTCGAGGGCGTCGTCGAGGGTGTCCACCACGGCGACCGAGATGTCCGCCGACAGGTATTCCGTGCCCCAGTCCTCGTCGGTGGCCGCGACCACGCCGTCGAGCCCGGTCACCCGGGCGTCACCGTGCACGGTCACGCCCTTGCCGATCAGCTCCTCGACCACGAGCGGCAGGAACGTGTCGGCCAGCGCCGCGTGCACGAGCAGCGACTCGGCGGTGTTGCAGGTCGACAGCCGCTGGGTCTTGGAGTTGAGCACGACGGCGAGGGCCTTCTCGAGGTCGGCGTGCTCGTCCACGTACACATGGCAGTTGCCGACACCGGTCTCGATCACCGGGACCGTCGACTCCTCGACCACCGTCTTGATCAGCGAGGCGCCGCCGCGCGGGATGAGCACGTCGACCAGGCCGCGGGCGCGCATCAGTTCCTTGACCGAGTCACGGGTGGTGGCGTCGAGCAGCTGGATCGCGTCGGCCGGCAGGCCCGCCTCGGTGACCGCTGACTGCAGCACCGCCACGATCGCCGCGTTGGAGCTCATGGCCGAGCCGGACCCGCGCAGCAGCGCCGCGTTGCCGGACTTGAGGCAGATGCCCGCCGCGTCCGCCGTGACGTTGGGGCGGCCCTCGTAGATGATGCCGACCACGCCGAACGGCACCCGGATCTGGCGCAGCTCCAGCCCGTTGGCCAGGGTCGAGCCGCGCACCACGTCGCCGACCGGGTCGGGCAGCACGGCCAGCTGACGCAGCCCGTCGGCCATCGCGGCGACGCGCTCCGCGGTCAGCGTCAGCCGGTCGATCATCGCCTCCGACAGCCCGGCCGCGCGGGCGTTGCCGATGTCCACACCGTTCGCGGCGACGATGTCGTCGGTCCGCTCCACGAGGCGCGCCGCCATGAGCAGCAGCGCGGCGTCCTTCTCGGCGCGGGTGGCGGCGGCCAGCTCGATCGCGGCGACCCGGGCGGCTGCGGCCTGTTCGAGCACACTCATGATGCTTTCCAATCAGAGGAGGACCAGGTCGTCGCGGTGGACGACCTCACGTTCGTAGCCCGGCCCAAGCGTCGCGGCCAGCTCGGGTGTGGTGCGCCCGAGCAGCGCGGGCAGCTCGACCGCGTCATAGTTGACCAGCCCGCGGGCCACCGGGGCACCGGAGCCGGCGTCGACCAGGTCCACCGGGTCGCCGGCCGCGAACGAGCCGTCCACGGCGGTGATGCCGGCCGGCAGCAGCGACTTGCGCCGGGCCACGACGGCGGTCACCGCGCCCGGGTCGAGGTGCAGCCGGCCGCGCGGGGCGGTGGCGTGGGCCAGCCAGAACAACCGGGCGGCGGGCCGGTTGGCCACGGCGTGGAACAGCGTGCCGACCTCGTCACCGGCCAGCGCCGGGGCGGCCAGCGGGGCCGCGGTCAGCACCACCGGGATGCCGAACCCGGTCGCGATCCGGGCCGCCTCCACCTTGGTGACCATGCCACCGGTGCCGACCCCGGCCTTGCCCGCGCTGCCGATGGCGATCCCGGCGAGATCGGATTCGGTACGCACGGCAGCGATCCGCCGCGAGCCCGCCGCGGCCGGGTCGCCGGTGTAGAGCGCATCCACGTCGGACAGCAGCACCAGCAGGTCGGCCTGCACCAGCGCGGCCACCAGCGCGGCCAGCCGGTCGTTGTCGCCGAACCGGATCTCCTCGGTGGCGACCGTGTCGTTCTCGTTGACGATCGGCACCGCCCCGAGGTCGAGCAGCTTGCGCAGCGTGCGGTCGGCGTTGCGGTAGTGCTTGCGGCGGGTCACGTCGTCGACGGTGAGCAGCACCTGGCCCACGGTCAGCCCGTGCCGCGCGAAACCGGTGGCGTACCGCCCGATCAGCAGCCCCTGGCCCACCGACGCCGCCGCCTGCTGGGTGGCCAGGTCGCGCGGTCGGCGGGGCAGCTGCAACGGGGCGAGCCCGGCGGCGATGGCGCCGCTCGAGACGAGCACCACCTCACGCCCCTGGACGGCCAGCCCGCCGAGCACGTCGACCAGGGCGTCGACGCGCAGATCGTCGATCCCCCCGGCGGCCGTGGTCAGCGAGGACGACCCCACCTTGACCACGATCCGGCGAGCTCCGGTCACCTCTTCGCGCACCCGGACCATTCTGCTCGCCGGGGGCTGCGGCGCCGACTCGACATCCCATATCGTGGCGGCCGTGACCCCGGACGAGTACGTCGAAGAGGTTCTCAAGCTCGTGGAGGCCATCCCCGAGGGCCGCGTCATGTCGTACGGCGCGGTCGCGGACGCGCTGGCCGAGCGCTCCGGCCGCAACTCCGCCCGGCAGGTCGGCACGATCATGGCCCGGCACGGCGGGGGAGTGCCCTGGCACCGCGTGGTCACCAGCTCGGGCCGGATGCCGCCCGGGCACGAACAGGAAGCCCGCCAACGGCTGCTCAGCGAGGGCGTCCCCCTGCGTGGCGAGCATGTCGACATGTCCCGAGCAGGATGGATGCCCTGATGGAGCGAGGAAAGCCCAGCCGCACGGCGTACAGCGCCGCCCTCTACCGCGCCGAGCACCAGGTCCTGGATGGCGCTTCCGTGCTGCGGGACCCCTTGGCGGTACGGCTCACCGGCCGGCGCGATCGGGAAAGCCGCACGGCGTTGCGCCTGTTCATCGCGATGCGCTCCCGGTTCGCCGAGGACGCGCTGGCCGCGGCGGTGGCCCGGGGCACCCGCCGGCTCGTGATCCTGGGGGCGGGGCTGGACACGTTCGCCTACCGGAACCCGTACGACAACCTCGATGTTGTCGAGGTCGACCACCCGGACACCCAGGCCTGGAAGCGGGCCCGGCTGCGCGAGGCGGGCATCGAGCCACCGCCGTCGGTGCACTACCAGCCGGTCGACTTCGAGCGCGACGCGCTGCACATCGAGCCGGGCGCGTTCGTCATCTGGCTGGGCGTGGTGCCGTACCTGACCCAGGCCGCGATCGACGCCACCCTGGCAGCCATCCCCGCGGACGTGGTGTTCGACTACGGCATGCCACCGTCGTCGATGCCGGACGATCGCCGGGCCGGCCTGGAAGCCCGCGCCGACCGGGTGGCGGGCCTCGGCGAGCCGTGGCGCACGTTCTACCGCCCGGCGGAACTCGCGGAGGTGCTGCGCGAGCGCGGCTTCGCCGTGGTCGAGGATCTGGGCCCGGCCCAGCTGGCGCAGCGCTATCTCGACCGGACCGACCTGCCCGCCGACACCCCCGGCGGCCACGTGATCCACGCCCGGCGAGGCTAACGCAGGCCGATCCAGTCGCTCGCCGCGCGCATCTGGAACCCGAAGAACTCCCGCCGGGCCTCGACCACATTGGTGAGCTGCCCGAACAACTCCGCGTTGACGGCGCCGCAGAGCTGCACCCAGCCGGCCATCGTCCGCCCGGCCACCTGCGGCGCCACACCGGGCCGCACGTATCCGGCGAGCCCGAGGAAGTCCTGCGCCAACGGCCCGTCGACCGGCTCGCCGTCGGCCACCTTCCCGGCCGCTGCGGCGTCC includes:
- a CDS encoding prenyltransferase/squalene oxidase repeat-containing protein, with protein sequence MVDIDAAIGYVVAHGDPVERARLSYLRTGAQPADAILERIAGSQTPAGGWPAGGDSSVPSIDATCFRLAELDDLGGLHGPPVDRALAWLAGRQRSDGSWQEDEALAAEAPPWALPGDPEATLYLTAVAGFWMTVAELAAHPHHEERARYADALASAARFVVAQLREDGTWPSFLAAGWHAAGLLHEARFFYESARMRFVLGDRLDDMSPADVANMAAALRRVDLGDDQLLHSARKRLGETQRTDGGWDSDEGPVFDVNTTLTAIRACR
- a CDS encoding alpha/beta fold hydrolase, with translation MIAYDDHGHGHPTLVAIAGGAARHPDYLGDLAGLSAGHRLIRPHLRGVGRTPLTGGGSYREQTPDLDDLRAGLGLDRMVLLAHSAGTRLAMHYAVRFPDRVAALVLITPPAADLVAVPSDAGELIAARAGDPVIDAAVAARSTLHHDDAWWRVVAPLGYARWGTVEREHARVGEINFAANQAFRMLDPPGDLTAVTAPVLVVAGAQDCLTGFEPVAALAGVFPRGELAVIEDCGHYPWVEQPAAFRRAVDAFLAQRV
- a CDS encoding glutamate-5-semialdehyde dehydrogenase, which codes for MSVLEQAAAARVAAIELAAATRAEKDAALLLMAARLVERTDDIVAANGVDIGNARAAGLSEAMIDRLTLTAERVAAMADGLRQLAVLPDPVGDVVRGSTLANGLELRQIRVPFGVVGIIYEGRPNVTADAAGICLKSGNAALLRGSGSAMSSNAAIVAVLQSAVTEAGLPADAIQLLDATTRDSVKELMRARGLVDVLIPRGGASLIKTVVEESTVPVIETGVGNCHVYVDEHADLEKALAVVLNSKTQRLSTCNTAESLLVHAALADTFLPLVVEELIGKGVTVHGDARVTGLDGVVAATDEDWGTEYLSADISVAVVDTLDDALDHIRRYGTGHTEAIVSENVTATRRFTAGVDAAAVMINASTRFTDGGEFGFGAEIGISTQKLHARGPMGLPELTSTKYVVTGNGHTR
- the proB gene encoding glutamate 5-kinase, with translation MREEVTGARRIVVKVGSSSLTTAAGGIDDLRVDALVDVLGGLAVQGREVVLVSSGAIAAGLAPLQLPRRPRDLATQQAAASVGQGLLIGRYATGFARHGLTVGQVLLTVDDVTRRKHYRNADRTLRKLLDLGAVPIVNENDTVATEEIRFGDNDRLAALVAALVQADLLVLLSDVDALYTGDPAAAGSRRIAAVRTESDLAGIAIGSAGKAGVGTGGMVTKVEAARIATGFGIPVVLTAAPLAAPALAGDEVGTLFHAVANRPAARLFWLAHATAPRGRLHLDPGAVTAVVARRKSLLPAGITAVDGSFAAGDPVDLVDAGSGAPVARGLVNYDAVELPALLGRTTPELAATLGPGYEREVVHRDDLVLL
- a CDS encoding MGMT family protein; amino-acid sequence: MTPDEYVEEVLKLVEAIPEGRVMSYGAVADALAERSGRNSARQVGTIMARHGGGVPWHRVVTSSGRMPPGHEQEARQRLLSEGVPLRGEHVDMSRAGWMP
- a CDS encoding SAM-dependent methyltransferase; this encodes MERGKPSRTAYSAALYRAEHQVLDGASVLRDPLAVRLTGRRDRESRTALRLFIAMRSRFAEDALAAAVARGTRRLVILGAGLDTFAYRNPYDNLDVVEVDHPDTQAWKRARLREAGIEPPPSVHYQPVDFERDALHIEPGAFVIWLGVVPYLTQAAIDATLAAIPADVVFDYGMPPSSMPDDRRAGLEARADRVAGLGEPWRTFYRPAELAEVLRERGFAVVEDLGPAQLAQRYLDRTDLPADTPGGHVIHARRG